The proteins below are encoded in one region of Peribacillus muralis:
- a CDS encoding amino acid synthesis family protein, whose amino-acid sequence MLNIRKVYTAVEETRIEGGKKVENPIKMITTMAVIKNPWAGRGYVENLKPEIDEYAPQIGELLVAELFKHIGSADEVEAFGKAAVVGVDGEVEHASAFIHTLKFGNKFRDAVKGTSILSFTNKRGGAGSPVLIPMVHKTDESERSHFITFEASIPDAPRADEIVVAIGASTGGRPHPRTGNRHQDMVEMGLV is encoded by the coding sequence ATGTTGAATATTCGCAAAGTGTATACAGCAGTTGAAGAAACACGTATTGAAGGCGGTAAAAAGGTAGAAAATCCAATCAAGATGATAACAACGATGGCGGTGATTAAAAACCCGTGGGCTGGGAGAGGGTATGTTGAAAATTTAAAACCGGAGATTGATGAATATGCACCGCAAATAGGCGAACTATTAGTCGCTGAACTATTTAAGCATATCGGCTCTGCAGATGAGGTAGAAGCATTCGGCAAAGCTGCGGTAGTGGGGGTCGATGGGGAAGTTGAACATGCATCTGCATTTATCCATACGTTAAAATTCGGTAACAAATTCCGCGATGCCGTAAAAGGCACGAGCATCTTAAGCTTCACTAACAAACGCGGCGGCGCAGGATCTCCAGTTCTCATCCCGATGGTGCATAAGACAGATGAGTCTGAGCGTTCTCATTTCATCACATTCGAAGCCTCCATTCCCGATGCACCGAGGGCCGATGAAATCGTTGTCGCCATTGGTGCCTCTACAGGAGGCCGACCGCACCCAAGAACAGGAAACAGGCATCAGGATATGGTTGAAATGGGGCTAGTTTAA
- a CDS encoding alpha/beta fold hydrolase, which yields MPTAWNGQDSIHYEEEGIGEALILIHGVGLDHTMWTRQVEDLSKHFRVIVYDMVGHGGSSHPPGPYTLPQFVEQLAELINSLKIDRCHIVGFSMGGMVASAFALKYSEKIKTLTIMNAVATRTEEQRKAILKRVEEVKRTGPMATIEPAIQRWFSPSFLNGQKQLVDQIRKRLETNDHASYSASYTLFATADEELWPRIQQIKVPTQIITGELDIGSNPEMAEQLHEKIVNSEMMIVPNMKHMLPIEGSHIVNEAIRSFIEKQTLMNVEG from the coding sequence ATGCCGACTGCGTGGAATGGGCAAGATTCGATCCATTATGAAGAGGAGGGAATCGGTGAAGCTCTTATCCTTATTCATGGAGTTGGTCTTGATCATACGATGTGGACAAGGCAAGTAGAGGATTTGTCCAAGCATTTCCGTGTCATCGTGTATGACATGGTAGGGCACGGAGGGTCATCGCACCCTCCAGGTCCCTATACGCTTCCCCAGTTTGTTGAACAATTAGCTGAGTTAATTAATTCTTTGAAAATTGACCGATGTCATATTGTCGGCTTTTCCATGGGTGGTATGGTCGCTTCGGCGTTTGCATTAAAATATTCAGAAAAAATTAAAACGCTTACAATCATGAATGCAGTGGCCACGCGGACGGAGGAGCAGCGAAAGGCCATTTTGAAAAGAGTTGAAGAAGTGAAAAGAACAGGGCCCATGGCAACGATCGAACCAGCCATTCAACGTTGGTTCAGTCCAAGTTTCCTGAATGGACAAAAACAATTGGTAGATCAAATCCGGAAAAGGCTCGAGACAAATGATCATGCTTCATATTCAGCTTCCTATACACTCTTTGCAACGGCGGACGAAGAACTATGGCCCCGGATTCAACAAATCAAGGTGCCCACCCAAATCATAACCGGTGAGCTTGATATAGGATCTAATCCCGAAATGGCTGAACAATTGCATGAAAAAATCGTCAATTCAGAAATGATGATTGTACCAAATATGAAGCATATGCTCCCGATTGAGGGTTCCCATATCGTGAATGAAGCCATTCGTTCCTTCATTGAAAAACAAACATTAATGAACGTAGAGGGGTGA